From the genome of Lotus japonicus ecotype B-129 chromosome 6, LjGifu_v1.2, one region includes:
- the LOC130726452 gene encoding uncharacterized protein LOC130726452 encodes MGGCFSCRSSSKNSKSNSVRLVHLSGYVEDFEQPISVSQVTGNSGNPTSHFVCTSVQLLSSCSKSLKGDTQLQPGNVYFMLPYSILQPDVSPVDLASLAKRLTSIAKTRRRSCDEDKKSLKASPLASQIGLSNVWSSPSRSPGRVGVAEEIGLAYGGRSVSGVRPWKPILGTIREKSLNRRSESDLLENR; translated from the coding sequence ATGGGAGGGTGTTTTTCTTGTAGATCATCCTCCAAGAACTCCAAATCAAACAGTGTTAGACTAGTTCATCTCAGTGGCTATGTAGAGGATTTTGAGCAACCAATTTCAGTGAGTCAAGTCACTGGAAACAGTGGAAACCCCACAAGTCATTTTGTTTGCACTTCTGTTCAGCTTCTTTCCTCTTGCTCAAAATCACTTAAGGGAGACACACAACTCCAACCAGGGAATGTGTACTTCATGCTTCCATACTCAATTCTTCAACCTGATGTTTCTCCTGTGGATTTGGCTTCCCTTGCAAAGAGGCTCACATCAATAGCcaaaacaagaagaagatcatgtgaTGAGGACAAAAAGTCCTTGAAGGCTAGTCCTTTGGCTAGTCAAATTGGGTTGAGCAATGTTTGGAGTTCACCTTCTAGGAGCCCTGGCAGAGTTGGTGTGGCTGAGGAAATTGGACTGGCTTATGGAGGAAGAAGTGTTTCTGGAGTGAGGCCATGGAAACCTATCTTGGGCACTATTAGGGAGAAGTCACTCAATAGGAGAAGTGAGTCAGATTTGCTAGAAAATCGTTGA
- the LOC130726555 gene encoding oxysterol-binding protein-related protein 4B isoform X2 has product MLPPLFNLPKSQLQCYGESVYCAASDMLSVCNRGQSPLDRFISVVAWCISTTRPATFGAAPYNPILGETHHVSKGNLNVLLEQVSHHPPVTALHATDEKENIEMLWCQQPVPKFYGTSVEAQVHGIRRLKLLNHGETYEMNCPHLLFRILPVPGADWVGTVTIRCLETGLVAELSYRSTHSFLGIGGNHKVIKGKIRDPSSLKVLYEVDGHWDRTVKLKDPKNGMVRVIYDAKEVMSGLQVPILKDAESVLPTESAHVWSELSEAILRKEWEKAREAKHAVEEKQRELMTERETKGETWSPKHFIVSYSKESGWDCVPTQKWVSAAPIIAQ; this is encoded by the exons ATG CTGCCACCATTGTTCAACTTACCAAAGTCACAACTTCAGTGCTATGGTGAATCAGTGTATTGCGCGGCTTCGGACATGCTAAGTGTGTGCAACAGAGGGCAGAGTCCATTGGATAGGTTCATATCAGTGGTGGCATGGTGCATATCCACCACACGCCCTGCAACTTTTGGGGCTGCTCCTTATAATCCCATTCTTGGTGAGACACATCATGTTTCCAAAGGAAATCTTAATGTGTTACTTGAACAG GTTTCCCATCACCCTCCAGTAACTGCCCTGCATGCAACAGATGAGAAGGAGAACATAGAAATGCTATGGTGTCAGCAACCTGTTCCAAAGTTTTATG GCACATCAGTTGAAGCTCAAGTGCATGGTATACGTCGGTTGAAGCTCCTAAATCATGGCGAAACATATGAAATGAATTGTCCTCACCTTCTGTTTAGAATTCTTCCAGTTCCTGGGGCTGATTGGGTTGGCACAGTTACTATAAGATGCCTAGAAACAGGTCTGGTAGCTGAGTTATCCTACAGATCAACTCATTCTTTTCTAGGTATTGGGGGAAATCATAAAGTGATCAAAGGGAAGATCCGTGACCCTTCATCTTTGAAAGTTCTATATGAAGTTGATGGTCATTGGGATAG aACTGTGAAATTGAAGGATCCAAAAAATGGGATGGTTAGAGTCATATATGATGCAAAGGAAGTCATGTCAGGGCTCCAAGTTCCTATTCTTAAAGATGCAGAG AGTGTGTTGCCAACAGAATCAGCCCATGTTTGGAGTGAATTGAGTGAAGCTATTCTGAGAAAAGAGTGGGAGAAAgcaagagaagcaaagcatGCAGTGGAGGAAAAACAGAGGGAACTCATGACagaaagagaaacaaaaggAGAAACTTGGAGTCCTAAGCATTTTATTGTATCTTACAGCAAAGAATCAGGGTGGGACTGTGTACCTACTCAAAAATGGGTTTCAGCAGCTCCCATTATAGCACAATGA
- the LOC130726555 gene encoding oxysterol-binding protein-related protein 4C isoform X1, whose protein sequence is MVNKEEKKEKQITLTRPQTLDKESDSEATYNAPNLLQRVLSLFKNIRPGSDLTRLQLPPLFNLPKSQLQCYGESVYCAASDMLSVCNRGQSPLDRFISVVAWCISTTRPATFGAAPYNPILGETHHVSKGNLNVLLEQVSHHPPVTALHATDEKENIEMLWCQQPVPKFYGTSVEAQVHGIRRLKLLNHGETYEMNCPHLLFRILPVPGADWVGTVTIRCLETGLVAELSYRSTHSFLGIGGNHKVIKGKIRDPSSLKVLYEVDGHWDRTVKLKDPKNGMVRVIYDAKEVMSGLQVPILKDAESVLPTESAHVWSELSEAILRKEWEKAREAKHAVEEKQRELMTERETKGETWSPKHFIVSYSKESGWDCVPTQKWVSAAPIIAQ, encoded by the exons ATG GTAAAtaaggaagagaagaaagaaaagcaaATTACACTCACAAGACCACAAACACTTGATAAGGAATCTGATTCAGAAGCTACTTACAATGCCCCTAATCTTTTGCAACGCGTCTTAAGTTTATTCAAGAATATTCGTCCAGGGTCTGATCTCACCCGCTTACAG CTGCCACCATTGTTCAACTTACCAAAGTCACAACTTCAGTGCTATGGTGAATCAGTGTATTGCGCGGCTTCGGACATGCTAAGTGTGTGCAACAGAGGGCAGAGTCCATTGGATAGGTTCATATCAGTGGTGGCATGGTGCATATCCACCACACGCCCTGCAACTTTTGGGGCTGCTCCTTATAATCCCATTCTTGGTGAGACACATCATGTTTCCAAAGGAAATCTTAATGTGTTACTTGAACAG GTTTCCCATCACCCTCCAGTAACTGCCCTGCATGCAACAGATGAGAAGGAGAACATAGAAATGCTATGGTGTCAGCAACCTGTTCCAAAGTTTTATG GCACATCAGTTGAAGCTCAAGTGCATGGTATACGTCGGTTGAAGCTCCTAAATCATGGCGAAACATATGAAATGAATTGTCCTCACCTTCTGTTTAGAATTCTTCCAGTTCCTGGGGCTGATTGGGTTGGCACAGTTACTATAAGATGCCTAGAAACAGGTCTGGTAGCTGAGTTATCCTACAGATCAACTCATTCTTTTCTAGGTATTGGGGGAAATCATAAAGTGATCAAAGGGAAGATCCGTGACCCTTCATCTTTGAAAGTTCTATATGAAGTTGATGGTCATTGGGATAG aACTGTGAAATTGAAGGATCCAAAAAATGGGATGGTTAGAGTCATATATGATGCAAAGGAAGTCATGTCAGGGCTCCAAGTTCCTATTCTTAAAGATGCAGAG AGTGTGTTGCCAACAGAATCAGCCCATGTTTGGAGTGAATTGAGTGAAGCTATTCTGAGAAAAGAGTGGGAGAAAgcaagagaagcaaagcatGCAGTGGAGGAAAAACAGAGGGAACTCATGACagaaagagaaacaaaaggAGAAACTTGGAGTCCTAAGCATTTTATTGTATCTTACAGCAAAGAATCAGGGTGGGACTGTGTACCTACTCAAAAATGGGTTTCAGCAGCTCCCATTATAGCACAATGA